The sequence below is a genomic window from Paucibacter aquatile.
CAAAACCAGCTGATTCGAAGTGCAATACATGACGAACTCATGTATACTGCGCAGCTCTACAAATTGGGCCTGTTGAAAATCTCTGACGAGACTTCAGCAAGCCAACCAGTTAAGCCTGATGACCATAGCGAGGCGGTCCCACTCCTTCCCATCCCGAACAGGACAGTGAAATGCCTCAGCGCCGATGATAGTGCGGGTTCCCGTGTGAAAGTAGGTCATCGTCAGGCTAATATCTAAGCAGCGCCCCCGGTTCGAAAGAATCGGGGGCGTTTTGCTTTACAGGTCGCAAATCCTTGTGACGATGAAAGCTTTGTCTTCGATCGGCCAGGCACCTTGCGTCGTGCCTTTGGATTCAATATGAAGCAAAGGCGTAGCGGGAAGATTGTTTCGGCGCGCTCTTTCTCAGGCGCTATCAACCCCTAGGCTCGCCCCCATGCGTTCGATACGTCGACGCAAAAAATCTTCGGCGAGGCCGGGTTCCGGTTGTAGGCGTTGGCCGATATAGAGCTCCTGGCGACGTTCTGCAATTTGGCTGCGCAGGCGTTGGACCATCACATGGAATGGGTCCAGCCCCAGTTTTTCGGCCCGACTGATGGCCTGCCAGAGTTGATGCATGGGGTGAGCTTCGAGCGCAACGCGGTGGGCTTGAACCACGCGGAGACGGCCTTGTACCGAGTTCTCGCAGCGGCTGAGCCATTCGTGCAAGGCATCGGCATTACCTCCGGTGACTTTGAGTGGATCTTCTCCGGCAGCCAGGAGTAGTGCTTCCAGGCGTGTTCGGTTTTCTGAGGCGTAGGCTTCGTTCACCAGCATCATGGCTTGCTCGCGGCGCTGACGCTCGTTCTCGTTGTCGGCGAAATCAGGATGCAGACGCATGGCTGCGCGCCGATACAAAGTCTTTAAGCTCGGCGGCGGCAGATCGATCACCCCGGCAGCGGGTTCCGCGGGAAGCGGTGGCGCTGTGGGCAAGAAAGGGATGGTTGGCAAGGCCGTGGCTTGCGGCGCACGTGGCGTGCGAGCTGAAATGCCATTGCGGCGCAAAGCTTCGGCCAAGTATTGGGTGGCCGTGTGTAACTGCGATTCCAGAGCATCCAATTCCAAATAGGAGGAGCCAAGCGTGGCCACATACCGGTCGACGAAAGCCCTCAGTTGGCCATGCAGTTCGAAGAATTCCTGCTCCTGGGCTTGCAAATAGCGCTGCAGCTCACGCAATTGAGCCCTTCGGCGGTCCAGTCCATGCCTTGAAAGCGCAGAATTGTTCATGGCACCGAGTGAGTGGGTTGGACGGTCATTCAAACAGTTCTATTGTGGCGTGACGAGTGAAGTTCCTGAAATGAAAACAGCCCCCGCAGGGGCTGTTTTATCTCGGGGCTAACCCGTGTGAGCCTGCCAATCGGCGAATCGCTCGCTCCAGTACTTTTGATTCAGTCTGTCAAGGTTGAGAGGCGGCGGCGCTGGCTTGTTCCGCAGCTGAGCCTGGCGCCGCGGTAAGCACCTTGGTGTCGGACGCAGCCTGTGGCGAATCGGTCGGTTGTGCAGCAATGGCGGCTGGGCTGTTCGTGCCGTGGGCTGCGGCCGGTGCCGTGGTGGGCAAAGGCAGCAGCGGAACGATCAGCAAGGCCACGATGTTGATGATCTTGATCAGCGGGTTGACGGCAGGGCCGGCGGTGTCTTTGTAGGGGTCACCGACCGTATCGCCCGTCACCGCGGCCTTGTGAGCTTCCGAGCCCTTGCCGCCGTGGTGGCCGTCTTCGATGTATTTCTTGGCGTTGTCCCAAGCGCCGCCGCCGGTGCACATGGAAATGGCGACAAAGAGGCCGGTGACGATGGTGCCCATCAACAGGCCGCCCAATGCGGCGGGGCCGAGCAGCAGGCCGACCAAGACCGGTACCACCACGGGCAGCAGTGAGGGCACGATCATTTCCTTGATCGCTGCAGTGGTCAGCATGTCGACGGCGGTGCCATACTCGGGCTTACCGCTGCCATCCATGATGCCCTTGATGTCGCGGAACTGGCGGCGAACTTCGACGACCCACCGCGCCCGCAGCACGGCCGACCGCTTCCATGGCCATGGCGCCGAACAGATAGGGGATCAGGCCGCCGATGAACAGGCCCACGATGACTTTGGGGTCGCTGAGGTCGAAGCTCACGCTCAGGCCGCGGCTTTCCAGCGAGTGGGTGTAGTCCGCGAACAGCACCAGCGCGGCAAGGCCGGCCGAGCCAATGGCGTAGCCCTTGGTCACGGCCTTGGTGGTGTTGCCCACGGCGTCCAGGGGGTCCGTCACGTCGCGCACGCTGGAAGGCAGTTCGGACATCTCGGCAATGCCGCCGGCGTTGTCGGTGATGGGACCGTAGGCGT
It includes:
- a CDS encoding J domain-containing protein, with amino-acid sequence MNNSALSRHGLDRRRAQLRELQRYLQAQEQEFFELHGQLRAFVDRYVATLGSSYLELDALESQLHTATQYLAEALRRNGISARTPRAPQATALPTIPFLPTAPPLPAEPAAGVIDLPPPSLKTLYRRAAMRLHPDFADNENERQRREQAMMLVNEAYASENRTRLEALLLAAGEDPLKVTGGNADALHEWLSRCENSVQGRLRVVQAHRVALEAHPMHQLWQAISRAEKLGLDPFHVMVQRLRSQIAERRQELYIGQRLQPEPGLAEDFLRRRIERMGASLGVDSA